One Streptomyces sp. R28 DNA window includes the following coding sequences:
- a CDS encoding ATP-dependent helicase, which translates to MVSSAHRALQGFSPATRGWFTGAFSAPTAAQAGAWQAIREGSDVLVVAPTGSGKTLAAFLAALDQLASTPPPADPKKRCRVLYVSPLKALAVDVERNLRSPLTGIRQESVRLGLPEPEVKVGIRSGDTPPAERRALSTRPPDILITTPESLFLMLTSATRDALTGIETVILDEVHAVAGTKRGAHLALSLERLDELLAKPARRIGLSATVRPVDEVARYLSPRRKAEIVQPKSGKEFDLSVVVPVEDLAELGGSPVADGSEGAERPSIWPHVEERIADLVQAHRSTIVFANSRRLAERLCNRLNEIAYERATGEPLDEHHAPAELMGGSGAAQGAPPVIARAHHGSVSKEQRALVEEDLKAGRLPAVVATSSLELGIDMGAVDLVVQVESPPSVASGLQRVGRAGHQVGAVSTGVVFPKYRGDLVQAAVVTERMRTGSIESLKVPANPLDVLAQQIVAMTALDTWQFDDLLATVRRAAPFASLPESAFTAVLDMLAGRYPSDAFAELRPRVVWGRVAGTITGRPGAQRLAVTSGGTIPDRGLFGVFLAGADPKKGGGRVGELDEEMVYESRVGDVFTLGTSSWRIEDITRDRVLVSPAPGVPGRLPFWKGDQLGRPLELGRAVGAFLREVGSLSKEDARLRLLTAGLDAWAADNVLSYLDEQRAACGHVPDDRTIVVERFRDELGDWRVVVHSPFGAQVHAPWALALGAKLSERYGMDAQVMHADDGIVLRLPDADLMGLDLLDQEPTKAGTEYDADQAPVGAADVVFDKGDVDQLVTDQVGSSALFASRFRECAARALLLPRRNPGKRTPLWQQRQRASQLLQVASEFGSFPIVLEAVRECLQDVFDVPGLTELMGDLESRKVRLVEVTTPEPSPFARSLLFGYVAQFLYEGDSPLAERRAAALSLDSRLLAELLGQAELRELLDAEVLTELEQELQWLTEDRRVKDIEGVADILRLLGPLTDAELAERGAEPHWAQELAAARRAIRVRLAGTDHWAAIEDAGRLRDALGTALPVGVPEAFTEPVKDPLGDLLARYARTHGPFTSATASARFGLGAAITEGALQRLAANGRVVQGEFHPAGIGQEWCDAAVLRRLRRRSLAALRHELEPVPPAALAQFLPQWQHIGKGHGLRGIDGLVRAIEQLQGASVPASALEKLVLPSRVANYTPAMLDELTAAGEIVWAGAGSLPGKDGWVSLYTADAAPLLLPQPHPLELTALHQSVLDALSGGYGLFFRQITDQVRATTHPDVTDPQLADALWDLAWSGRLTNDTLAPMRSLLGSGRTAGSTAHRAKRTVPRGRYGSLTAAARPASRTGPPTVVGRWSLLPAHEPDPTVRAHALARTLLDRHGVVTRGAVSAEGVEGGFSATYRILSAFEESGQARRGYVVEGLGAAQFAMDGAVDRLRAVANARDRGEGLPGPGTLDPSGAPDGFGAPDEYSALGSFGTTGADKTTHPTADQGNTATYDNPDGTPAYDIPDLDHDFLDAHLGPGDYVSPRDPAPQHGPRTPQGPAWHNGGPPYSPGPGSSPGFASRRTRPAADTRAVVLAAADPANAYGAALAWPEPPTGAGHKPGRKAGSLVVLVDGELTLYMERGGKTLLAWPSAPDTEPTEDPRLLAAAQALAAAARAGSLGTVTVERVNGASALTSPTGTLLEGAGFIATPRGLRLRA; encoded by the coding sequence ATGGTCAGCTCAGCACACCGAGCCCTGCAAGGCTTCTCCCCCGCGACCCGCGGCTGGTTCACGGGGGCGTTCTCCGCGCCCACCGCAGCCCAGGCAGGCGCGTGGCAGGCCATCCGCGAGGGCTCGGACGTGCTGGTGGTCGCCCCCACCGGCTCCGGCAAGACCCTGGCCGCCTTCCTCGCCGCCCTGGACCAGCTCGCCTCCACGCCCCCACCCGCCGACCCCAAGAAGCGCTGCCGAGTCCTGTACGTCTCCCCCCTGAAGGCCCTGGCCGTCGACGTGGAGCGCAACCTGCGCAGCCCGCTGACCGGCATCCGCCAGGAATCCGTACGCCTGGGCCTGCCCGAGCCCGAGGTGAAGGTCGGCATCCGCTCGGGCGACACCCCGCCCGCCGAGCGCCGAGCCTTGTCGACCCGCCCCCCGGACATCCTGATCACCACCCCGGAATCCCTCTTCCTGATGCTGACGTCAGCGACACGCGACGCCCTGACCGGCATCGAGACGGTGATCCTGGACGAGGTCCACGCGGTGGCGGGCACCAAGCGCGGCGCCCACCTCGCACTCTCCTTGGAGCGCCTTGACGAGCTCCTCGCGAAGCCGGCCCGCCGCATCGGCCTCTCCGCGACCGTCCGCCCGGTCGACGAGGTGGCCCGCTATCTCTCCCCCCGCCGCAAGGCGGAGATCGTCCAGCCGAAGTCGGGCAAGGAGTTCGACCTCTCGGTCGTGGTCCCCGTCGAGGATCTCGCCGAACTCGGCGGCTCCCCGGTCGCCGACGGCTCCGAAGGCGCGGAACGCCCCTCGATCTGGCCGCACGTGGAGGAGCGGATCGCCGACCTCGTCCAGGCCCACCGCTCCACGATCGTCTTCGCGAACTCCCGCCGTCTCGCGGAGCGCCTCTGCAACCGCCTGAACGAGATCGCCTACGAGCGGGCCACCGGCGAACCCCTGGACGAGCACCACGCCCCGGCCGAGCTCATGGGAGGCTCGGGCGCGGCCCAGGGCGCACCCCCGGTCATCGCCCGCGCCCATCACGGCTCGGTCTCCAAGGAACAGCGCGCCCTGGTCGAGGAGGACCTCAAAGCGGGCCGCCTCCCCGCAGTGGTGGCCACGTCCAGCCTCGAGCTGGGCATCGACATGGGCGCGGTCGACCTCGTCGTCCAGGTCGAATCACCCCCCTCCGTCGCCTCCGGCCTCCAACGCGTGGGCCGCGCGGGCCACCAGGTCGGCGCCGTCTCCACCGGCGTGGTCTTCCCGAAGTACCGCGGCGACCTCGTCCAGGCAGCAGTGGTCACCGAGCGGATGCGCACCGGCTCCATCGAGTCCCTCAAGGTCCCGGCCAACCCCCTGGACGTCCTCGCCCAGCAGATCGTCGCCATGACGGCGTTGGACACCTGGCAGTTCGACGACCTCCTCGCCACCGTCCGCCGAGCCGCCCCCTTCGCGTCCCTCCCCGAATCCGCCTTCACCGCGGTCCTCGACATGCTGGCCGGCCGCTACCCGTCCGACGCCTTCGCGGAGCTTCGCCCGCGCGTGGTGTGGGGCCGCGTCGCCGGCACGATCACCGGCCGCCCCGGCGCACAGCGACTGGCCGTCACCTCCGGGGGCACGATCCCCGACCGTGGCCTCTTCGGGGTCTTCCTCGCCGGAGCCGACCCCAAGAAGGGCGGCGGCAGGGTCGGCGAACTCGACGAGGAGATGGTCTACGAGTCCCGCGTCGGCGACGTCTTCACGCTCGGCACCAGTTCCTGGCGTATCGAGGACATCACGCGCGACCGCGTCCTGGTCTCCCCCGCCCCGGGCGTACCGGGCAGGCTTCCCTTCTGGAAGGGCGACCAGCTGGGCCGCCCGCTCGAACTGGGCCGCGCGGTGGGCGCGTTCCTGCGCGAGGTCGGCTCGCTGTCCAAGGAGGACGCCCGCCTCCGCCTCCTGACCGCCGGCCTGGACGCCTGGGCGGCCGACAACGTGCTGTCCTACCTCGACGAGCAGCGCGCGGCCTGCGGCCACGTCCCGGACGACCGCACCATCGTCGTCGAGCGCTTCCGCGACGAACTCGGCGACTGGCGCGTCGTCGTGCACTCCCCCTTCGGCGCCCAGGTCCACGCCCCCTGGGCACTCGCCCTCGGCGCGAAGCTCTCCGAGCGGTACGGCATGGACGCGCAGGTCATGCACGCCGACGACGGCATCGTGCTGCGCCTGCCCGACGCCGACCTCATGGGCCTGGACCTCCTCGACCAGGAACCGACCAAGGCCGGCACGGAGTACGACGCCGACCAGGCGCCCGTCGGTGCGGCGGACGTCGTCTTCGACAAGGGCGACGTCGACCAGCTCGTCACCGACCAGGTGGGCAGCTCGGCGCTGTTCGCGTCCCGGTTCCGCGAGTGCGCCGCCCGCGCGTTGCTGCTGCCGCGCCGCAACCCCGGCAAGCGCACCCCCCTGTGGCAGCAGCGCCAGCGCGCCTCCCAACTGCTGCAGGTGGCCAGCGAGTTCGGCTCCTTCCCGATCGTCCTGGAGGCAGTGCGCGAATGCCTCCAGGACGTCTTCGACGTCCCCGGACTGACCGAGCTCATGGGCGACCTCGAGTCCCGCAAGGTGCGCCTCGTCGAGGTCACCACCCCTGAGCCGTCGCCCTTCGCGCGCTCCCTCCTCTTCGGGTACGTCGCCCAGTTCCTGTACGAGGGGGACTCCCCGCTCGCCGAGCGCCGCGCCGCCGCGCTGTCACTGGACTCGCGGCTGCTGGCCGAGCTGCTCGGCCAGGCGGAGCTGCGCGAGCTGCTCGACGCCGAGGTGCTGACCGAGCTGGAACAGGAGCTCCAGTGGCTCACCGAGGACCGCCGCGTCAAGGACATCGAAGGCGTCGCCGACATCCTCCGTCTCCTCGGCCCGCTCACCGACGCCGAGCTGGCCGAGCGGGGCGCCGAACCGCACTGGGCCCAGGAGTTGGCCGCCGCCCGCCGCGCGATCAGGGTCCGCCTCGCGGGCACCGACCACTGGGCGGCGATCGAGGACGCGGGCCGCCTGCGCGACGCTCTCGGCACGGCCCTGCCGGTCGGCGTCCCCGAGGCCTTCACCGAGCCGGTCAAGGACCCGCTCGGCGACCTCCTCGCGCGCTATGCCCGCACCCACGGTCCGTTCACGTCGGCCACGGCTTCGGCCCGCTTCGGCCTGGGCGCGGCCATCACGGAGGGCGCCCTCCAGCGGCTGGCGGCGAACGGACGGGTCGTACAAGGCGAGTTCCACCCGGCCGGCATCGGCCAGGAGTGGTGCGACGCGGCGGTGCTGCGCCGCCTCCGCCGCCGGTCCCTCGCCGCTCTGCGTCATGAACTGGAGCCGGTGCCACCGGCCGCACTCGCGCAGTTCCTGCCCCAGTGGCAGCACATCGGCAAGGGCCACGGGCTGCGCGGCATCGACGGACTGGTCCGCGCCATCGAGCAGTTGCAGGGCGCGTCCGTGCCCGCGTCCGCCCTGGAGAAGCTCGTCCTGCCGTCCCGCGTCGCGAACTACACCCCCGCGATGCTCGACGAACTCACCGCAGCCGGCGAGATCGTCTGGGCCGGCGCGGGCTCGCTCCCCGGCAAGGACGGCTGGGTCTCCCTCTACACGGCGGACGCGGCGCCCCTGCTCCTGCCGCAGCCCCACCCCCTGGAGCTGACGGCACTGCACCAGTCCGTCCTGGACGCCCTGTCCGGTGGCTACGGCCTGTTCTTCCGCCAGATCACCGACCAGGTCCGCGCCACCACCCACCCCGACGTCACCGACCCCCAACTCGCCGACGCCCTCTGGGACCTGGCCTGGTCGGGCCGCCTGACCAACGACACGCTCGCACCGATGCGTTCCCTGCTGGGCTCGGGCCGCACCGCGGGCTCCACCGCCCACCGCGCCAAGCGCACGGTCCCGCGCGGCCGCTACGGCTCCCTCACGGCCGCGGCACGCCCCGCGTCCCGCACCGGCCCGCCGACCGTCGTCGGCCGCTGGTCCCTGCTCCCGGCGCACGAACCCGACCCCACCGTGCGCGCCCACGCCCTGGCCCGCACGCTCCTCGACCGACACGGTGTGGTGACCCGGGGAGCGGTTTCCGCGGAAGGCGTCGAGGGCGGCTTCTCGGCGACGTACCGCATCCTGTCCGCCTTCGAGGAGAGCGGCCAGGCACGCCGCGGCTACGTGGTCGAAGGGCTCGGCGCCGCCCAGTTCGCGATGGACGGCGCGGTCGACCGCCTCCGCGCGGTGGCCAACGCCCGCGACCGAGGCGAAGGCCTGCCCGGCCCGGGCACCCTCGACCCCAGTGGCGCCCCCGACGGCTTCGGCGCACCGGACGAGTACAGCGCCCTGGGCAGCTTCGGCACCACTGGCGCCGACAAGACCACCCACCCCACGGCCGACCAGGGCAACACCGCCACGTACGACAACCCGGACGGCACCCCCGCCTACGACATCCCCGACCTCGACCACGACTTCCTGGACGCCCACCTCGGCCCCGGCGACTACGTCTCCCCCCGCGACCCGGCCCCCCAGCACGGCCCACGCACCCCCCAAGGCCCCGCCTGGCACAACGGCGGCCCCCCGTACAGCCCCGGCCCCGGCTCAAGCCCCGGATTCGCCTCCCGCCGTACCCGCCCCGCCGCCGACACCCGAGCCGTCGTCCTCGCCGCCGCCGACCCGGCGAACGCGTACGGCGCCGCCCTCGCCTGGCCGGAGCCTCCTACCGGCGCCGGTCACAAGCCAGGCCGCAAGGCGGGCTCCCTCGTAGTGCTCGTCGACGGCGAGCTGACCCTCTACATGGAGCGCGGCGGCAAGACGCTGCTGGCCTGGCCCTCGGCCCCGGACACCGAACCCACCGAAGACCCCCGCCTGCTCGCGGCAGCGCAGGCCCTCGCCGCAGCCGCCCGCGCGGGCTCCCTCGGCACGGTCACGGTAGAGCGCGTGAACGGCGCCTCGGCCCTGACCTCCCCCACAGGCACCCTCCTGGAAGGAGCAGGCTTCATCGCGACGCCCCGAGGCCTACGCCTACGCGCCTGA